In Periplaneta americana isolate PAMFEO1 chromosome 3, P.americana_PAMFEO1_priV1, whole genome shotgun sequence, the following are encoded in one genomic region:
- the LOC138696546 gene encoding arylsulfatase B-like, whose product MLTTKCYFFFMLTVTTRVQQTHQQQPQNTTTPQPTVTTSPPPTTPSSRPHIILIVADELGWNDVSFHGSDQIPTPNLDALAYNGIILNNYYTQPSCTPSRSALMTGRYPIHLGMQGLPLFPAERRALPPGKILPEYLKDMGYETRIVGKWHLGFYKKQFTPTSRGFDSHLGYWTGFTSYYDHMSDSVYPGLEHHEMSGYDFRRNMDAAWDLAGKYATDVFTNESVRIIQEHNSSTPLFLYLCHLAVHAGNEGKLLEAPQEEIDKFSYISDPNRRIYAAMVSKMDESVGSVMEALKTKGMLNNSVVIFISDNGAPSVGDFRNWGSNFPLRGNKETLWEGGVRVVGLTWSPLFKSSPRVSNQLMHVSDWLPTLYSAAGGVASNLPEHLDGFDLWNSLVNDEKSPRTEVLINIDDKAKTAAYRFGEWKLVIGFFGDHGELDGYYGESGQDAFNPPYNVSLLFNSAAWKSISGENDTDVSHLREMAKVSCDNKGGYERSSDCNPYKTKTPCLFNLHEDPCETTNLVTSYPQILSTIYRLLQDQRSTLIPQHDFDFDFEGANPLKFNNTWTPWMV is encoded by the exons ATGTTGACGACAAAATGCTACTTCTTCTTCATGCTTACGGTAACTACTCGTGTCCAACAAACGCACCAACAGCAACCGCAAAACACAACCACTCCGCAGCCAACAGTGACAACGTCTCCACCACCAACAACGCCGTCGTCAAGACCTCATATTATCTTAATTGTAGCAGACGAACTG GGGTGGAATGACGTGAGTTTTCACGGCTCCGATCAAATTCCCACGCCCAACCTGGATGCACTGGCTTACAATGGGATCATACTTAACAACTACTACACTCAGCCCAGCTGTACACCCAGCAGGTCTGCTCTGATGACGGGACGGTACCCCATCCACTTAG GTATGCAAGGTTTACCATTATTCCCTGCAGAAAGGCGAGCTCTTCCTCCAGGAAAGATTTTACCTGAGTACTTGAAGGATATGGGTTATGAGACAAGGATAGTGGGGAAATGGCACCTTGGTTTCTACAAAAAGCAATTCACACCAACAtcccgtgggttcgattctcatcTTGGCTATTGGACTGGGTTCACGAGTTACTATGATCATATGTCAGATTCTGTG TATCCTGGCCTCGAACACCACGAGATGAGCGGTTATGACTTCAGGAGGAACATGGACGCAGCCTGGGACCTGGCTGGCAAGTACGCGACGGATGTATTCACCAATGAGTCTGTAAGAATCATCCAGGAACACAACTCGAGTACGCCACTGTTCTTGTACCTGTGCCACCTCGCTGTGCACGCTGGCAACGAAGGCAAGCTGCTGGAAGCACCTCAGGAAGAGATCGACAAATTCAGTTACATATCCGATCCCAACAGAAGAATTTATGCTG CTATGGTTTCCAAAATGGACGAGTCGGTTGGCAGTGTGATGGAGGCTTTGAAGACGAAGGGGATGCTGAACAACTCCGTCGTCATTTTCATTTCTGATAACGGTGCTCCCAGTGTAGGAGATTTCCGGAATTGGGGCTCCAACTTCCCTCTACGAGGA AATAAGGAGACTCTCTGGGAGGGTGGTGTTCGAGTAGTGGGGCTGACATGGAGTCCTCTTTTCAAATCTAGTCCTCGTGTTTCTAATCAG CTAATGCATGTATCGGATTGGCTGCCTACACTGTACAGCGCCGCAGGTGGTGTTGCCTCTAACCTTCCCGAACACTTGGACGGGTTTGACCTATGGAACAGTCTTGTCAACGACGAAAAATCGCCTCGCACAGAGGTGTTGATTAACATCGACGACAAGGCTAAAACAGCAGCTTACAGATTTGGAGAGTGGAAGCTAGTCATag GTTTCTTTGGAGATCATGGGGAGTTGGATGGATATTACGGCGAAAGCGGACAGGACGCATTCAATCCTCCCTACAACGTTAGTTTGCTCTTCAACAGCGCTGCTTGGAAGTCCATATCAGGTGAAAATGATACGGACGTCAGTCACTTGAGAGAGATGGCAAAAGTGAGCTGTGATAACAAGGGAGGATACGAACGTTCTTCGGACTGCAATCCTTACAAAACAAAGACTCCATGCCTCTTCAACCTTCATGAAGACCCTTGTGAGACTACAAATTTGGTGACTTCGTACCCACAGATTTTATCTACTATTTACCGTCTCCTTCAAGATCAGAGAAGTACACTTATCCCACAGCATGACTTTGATTTCGACTTCGAAGGCGCAAATCCTTTAAAGTTCAACAATACTTGGACACCTTGGATGGTGTGA